One Arachis hypogaea cultivar Tifrunner chromosome 2, arahy.Tifrunner.gnm2.J5K5, whole genome shotgun sequence genomic window, TTAGGCAACTTCTGTGTTAACGTCCTAGTTTTCCCCATCCCCAACTCAAGCAGAACCTGGTCCTGtcctataaattaaaaatatatgtcAAGCCCCTTACAGAAACTTCTAATtaccaaacaaaaataaaaataaaaacaagagaaAAGAAATAACCACAGGATGGTTAGCTCCAAAATGCATTTTGACAAGTTAGATGATCACGCCATTTATACACTACCCTCAAATCTATTAATCCTCAACTTAAGCTATGAAAGTTTTCTAAATATGGTAATTCAACACCAAATAACTATCAAATCATGGTGAATCAGAAAATTTACAGCCAGCAAGAACTACTTTGCACAGAAAAAGAAGTAAAGGTAATGCACTCAAAGCTATAATCTGAAGAATTTTGAAAAGGTGAATCAGTTACCTACATTCAGATGTGTTCACAAGTAAGTTAATAAAGTTGACCTAAATCCTAAGGTATCAATTTTGGCATATCCCACCACCCAGtagattaatgaatgaatgaataacgATAGGCTTTATTATTTGTAGTAAATGATGTGTACAAATGAAGCACCTACCATTTCTTTGTCGATCAATCTTGAAGTGTGTCCATTGGCCAATGCACAAATGATGGTTGCAAAATAAAACAATAGCATTATTCATAAGTCAGACTATCACAAGTATAAGAAATAAATCCTAGCCAATACCTTCTCAATATTCTGCGTAAATAATATGCATCCATGTGTTCCTGCATGGAAGACATTGTGTAGGATCTCCACCAAAAGTTAATAGCAATAGTCCAATCATCACTGTCAACTTGGTGAAACCtgtacaataataaaaataataaaccaaTGATATATAGGGGGGAAAAGTGTGACATCTATCAAGTTTACAGAGATGAAGGAAATGTAGATTGCCTAATGAAGCATAGAGACTAAGAAGTGCAATATGATAAAAGCATTTTAAAAACCAAACATacagaaattacaaaaaaagatAGACTGGTACAGCATGCAGTGAAAATGAAGCATAGTGCACCAAATCCCATGCTTTAGCAACATTGGAAGACAAGTACCAACAACAACTACAACAAAGATTTCTTTTTCCATTGGGTGGAATCAACTATGTGCATCAAATGGGTCCTATCAAGAGCCATATTTATAGAAACGCCATTAAAATCTAAATCATTTTTAAGGGTTTCTAGTCTTTCATATTCCCCCATAACTATTTGCAATATTGAATTTCTACTCTACTCTTCTTCCTAGGCTATTACAGGTGATCTTCTCACATTATCTAACTATTAAGGTAGAATTCTACCATATTTTTCACATATGCTACCCCAGCTTTCTTTCTAAAATGTATTCATTgctaattatatattatctaatgTGTGCACTCAGTCAACATAATAAAACATCCCTACAACGTTAAGTTATACAGTATATTTTCTCTTAAGCTTGAATGGCAATCTCTTATCACTAATAAGTAACAACAATTCAAACAGACTCCATTTCATCAACCTAGTTTGAAATTATAGTTtacatctctttctattttcccTTCATTTAGGAGGATGCACCCAAGGAACTTACACCATGTGACTTGCAGGATGATATGAtatccaattttcacctctaagCTAGAATATTAGCATACCTCTTATTGAACTTGAATTCCAGATCAAGTGATTGACAAAAACAAACAGTTTATTTGCATCTGAAATATGTATCTTGACAAGGCAGAGCATATTAAGTTTGAATCTTACGCTATATTGGCCACAACAAAATGACAAATAACAAAGGGGAAAAAAGGAGGAAGATCCTGTTTCATGTACTCAAGTGTGCGTTATCTTTCTAGAATGTGAAATCTTGAAGGCTATCATGCGTATGAGaaatattttattgataaattCATGCATCTATGAACAAGGTCAtacttgatatttttttaaattattacatCAGGATCAATATCCTAGAATCAACATAAAGATTACACAAAGAAAAGATATAGAAGTGGAAGCCATAAGAGCTTTTAGGAAGTGAGGTCTACAGCAGAAGTGTAACTCATAATAAACTTTAAGTGTCTGAAAAACCATTTAGCTGACTAAAGGTTGTATTCTCAATAAACGGTGATTACAAAGATTATATTGCAATAGAAAAGGAAAGGTCAACTAGATTTTACAATTGGATAAGCAATTGAGCATATGAGGCACACACATGTTAACCACCTCCATCAAAACCAACCAGCATGAACCATTTTCCCCAAATTAAAAAGGGCAGTAATCTACCCTCAATCAGAGGAAGATCACATAGAAATAGTTGAATTTGCAATCTTACCAGCCTTCAGGAATGAAAAGTGCGTCACCAGCCTCAAGAACAACCTTTTGCGCAAAAGCCATCGACCATTCTGCCCTTGGATATATTGAGTAATCAGGGTTTTCTAATGCAACAGAGCTGCCACACGAATTTTATTACGGGacgaaaaaaagcaaaaaaaaaaaaagaactaaaacaaaaaggaatTGTTAGAGTGTGATAAAGTGTTAGTGTTATGTGCCATGGACCTGACTTGTAAAGTTCTATTAATCTCACACAAGTATTAAACCCATTCACTACTATACACACAGGGAACCTAAGTACCCAAAAAATATCTATCTACCCTCTCTTTCACTCTATTCGTTTTGAAAGCATACCTGTGATTGGAAGCCTCCCCATATATAGGCATCGGGTAAAGTGAGGGACTAGCAGAAGGAGGCCACAGAACAACTGCAAAGCATTTGATTCCAGTTAAAGAAGGGCAGAAAGGATTAAGGAGTTGGGAAGTTGGAAtggatttttgtaaaaataaaaacagcTAGAGAACTTATAAGCATGATTAAAACAATTATCAGTGTTTAGTTTTAGTGTTTCAACCTAATTTAAAGTTCATCTGTAATAAACTATTCAAAACAAAGTAATTGAAACACGGCACAGAATCAATAGTTGACGAATCATAATAAAAAGCAGTAAATCAGCTGGAGCTTCTCTCCTAGTTTTTGTCTACCAGATAAGCTCTGGAAAAATCAACAATGAAAATGTTTACAGAGGGAGAAGCAAATAAAAAGTTCCAAAATTCCAACAGTAGTTCTATATTATTTACTGCAATACTGCTTCAGAGTTCAGGCATTAGGTAGTTCAAAACATCACCAAGCAATGAAAACTGTAAAAGGTTCCTATAATAATTGATAGTATATTCCTGAACAAGAGAACCTCCACAAAAGAGGGAAAAATTCATAGCAGGATGTAATGTTATATatcaagaaaagaaagatatataaatatttaatacccTGTTTTCGGCCAGAAACTATGCACAGAAGATTGTTGTGTGGATCATAGTGGGTACTTGATCTGGCTTGGGCATTGTTCATCCACAAATTTATAGAAGACAgctcttttccctccaaaatcggAGGCTGCAGAAAACAACTATTATAAATTAGATTTCTATGACCAAAAATTCCTGCTATGATATGTCGAAATATAGACAGCATAGCAAAATAGCTGGATAATGTACTAACAGTCTGAATGTCTTCCCTTAGAGCTTCCAATTGGACCCTCTCCTCGCGATCGCTGTTCATAATTGGAACCTAAGTTACATTTCACCccaaaacaataaaaagaaaagaacttAGCACTTTGAACTGATCGGCAAAATTACATATTATCTCATTGCTCTTGAATTTCCAACCTGTGCTAAATAAATTTGTTCAGGAACACCTTCCAAGGACAAATCACCACACTCTGCATCATGATTTTCCATGTTAAGACAAGGATCAAGAGCTTCTTCTTTGTCCTTGCATTTCGTCAGCATTCGTTTCTTACATAAACCAATGAAGGTAGAAAACGGTAGAGGAACCTGCCAGCAACGGAATCGAaaatggaaagtgaaaataaaagtTTGTTTTTCAGTCTCAACCACCAATAATTAAAATCTACTAAATTGAGAATGATCTAGTTTGAGTCAAGCTAACACCCTATAAGAATAGAATCATCATTCACAACTCAAACTGTCAAACATCAAAATTAACAAGTACTGAATCACTTGAACCAAACAGAGGCTGAAAAATATAAGTCAAACTCAAACTTTACATAGCCACATCCATATTAAATAAATTTCGCTccataaaattaaaacaagattaaGTGGGAAATTACCCGGTCATGGCTTCCAAGATCACCATAAAAGACGGGTGCAGATTGTGACACCATAGCTTCCACCGTAGCAGAACCTACCCGCGCCTAGGTTTCATTTTCAACAAGCATATACCAGAAACTAAACACATTcagttattttcaaattcaacatAACAcagaattttaaaaaacaaaataaaataaaatagaaacttCAAATAAATGAATGGTTGTGAACCTGTAAGTAGTTGAGACCACCGTTGGATGGGTTCCATTGAGAGAAAGCTCTCCAGCTCTTGGTGCATCCAACGAACacctattttttcaattttttttattaaaaatgaattaaaattcaaataaataatattaggggagagagagaaggttAATGTTTACAGCGGGAAGATTAGTGGATTCAATGAAGGATTTGAAGTGTTTAGAGGTTGGAAGCTCTTCGTATCTTTGGATTCTAATGGATTCATCCATCCCTAATGCGTTGCTGTATTCAACACAGCTTCGATTGTAGCTCTGAACTGAACTATGTCTCTGTgcagtgtctttttttttttggacgggGTCTCTGTGCAGTGTCTGAAGCTGGTGTGCAAAGATTTTGGGCCTAATTGGGCTTTAATGGCCCAATATAAAACTCCATCTACTACAAAACTGACCCAATATGTACCAAAAATAGAAAGATAATGACCCACCGtgtaccaaaaataaaaaacaaaaagtgaCCTTTATCCACCCAACCGAAAAAAAAGTGATCTTTATCCCAATATATTTTAGTTTCAGATGGGTCACAGTATCCTTTACTCCACAGGCCAGAACTAATTCATTAGAATTCAAAACCTAATTTAAGGATTTTTTGCTTGTTAAATGAATTATTGCATGCATAAGAGCTAATCACACACCAATTCAATGTATTATTTTGGATTGTGCATATAGTAATTTATTGGCCAACGACAGACTTTTAAGTAGAGCTCCATTCGCAATGGATGTTAACTTGTCGGATTGAAAAATACCGtgagtaacaaaaaaaaaataataacaaattaacaatactAATTTGAGcggaaaaaaagtatttttttaagacAATTATGATATATGTATACAAAAAATCAGTTACTGatcatatatatattaaaatatacaatacacattgaaaataaatgaaacatcatatgtatttatacataaatatataatgacttatttgataattaatttttactgtgcatataacaattttattttatttttttaattacatttGTGTCT contains:
- the LOC112737335 gene encoding lysine-specific demethylase JMJ31 isoform X2, coding for MVSQSAPVFYGDLGSHDRVPLPFSTFIGLCKKRMLTKCKDKEEALDPCLNMENHDAECGDLSLEGVPEQIYLAQVPIMNSDREERVQLEALREDIQTPPILEGKELSSINLWMNNAQARSSTHYDPHNNLLCIVSGRKQVVLWPPSASPSLYPMPIYGEASNHSSVALENPDYSIYPRAEWSMAFAQKVVLEAGDALFIPEGWFHQVDSDDWTIAINFWWRSYTMSSMQEHMDAYYLRRILRRLIDKEMDQVLLELGMGKTRTLTQKLPNGGEADHGDDNYGKMLKGMDIKEKRLCEGNTLVELEPAAVQVLHELVSWVHNCISVSQDQESHSASTSDHNLGENDECKKAVTADLNDDPVAKIIWDVKPQTLQYVFLAMAHNFPRTLEALVLHVLSPVGAEVLTRKFDEMDQQILEEDRNRFYEVFYSAFDDQSAAMNSILKGKEAFAQQAFKNVLDKFVGVNLKS
- the LOC112737335 gene encoding lysine-specific demethylase JMJ31 isoform X1 yields the protein MDESIRIQRYEELPTSKHFKSFIESTNLPAVFVGCTKSWRAFSQWNPSNGGLNYLQARVGSATVEAMVSQSAPVFYGDLGSHDRVPLPFSTFIGLCKKRMLTKCKDKEEALDPCLNMENHDAECGDLSLEGVPEQIYLAQVPIMNSDREERVQLEALREDIQTPPILEGKELSSINLWMNNAQARSSTHYDPHNNLLCIVSGRKQVVLWPPSASPSLYPMPIYGEASNHSSVALENPDYSIYPRAEWSMAFAQKVVLEAGDALFIPEGWFHQVDSDDWTIAINFWWRSYTMSSMQEHMDAYYLRRILRRLIDKEMDQVLLELGMGKTRTLTQKLPNGGEADHGDDNYGKMLKGMDIKEKRLCEGNTLVELEPAAVQVLHELVSWVHNCISVSQDQESHSASTSDHNLGENDECKKAVTADLNDDPVAKIIWDVKPQTLQYVFLAMAHNFPRTLEALVLHVLSPVGAEVLTRKFDEMDQQILEEDRNRFYEVFYSAFDDQSAAMNSILKGKEAFAQQAFKNVLDKFVGVNLKS